A genomic stretch from Aedes albopictus strain Foshan chromosome 2, AalbF5, whole genome shotgun sequence includes:
- the LOC109409503 gene encoding RCC1-like G exchanging factor-like protein, giving the protein MNRTLRIGTFVGRVQHSRHYTSHARRTVLRQDQSKIPVHEYPVAKPTDTRVYVWGLAATGALGVQTSVKKQAKAHTDVIQHPSRLNFAENRDIVDVAAGYGFSVFAAKCRNGKSLWGTGINTDAQIGYHKLGGKHRKPFVLLIYPAPIDFTSVEGHEKEVEIVKVAAGRAHTLALAKDGVVYAFGSNAYGQCGREIVRGEDYFNAPVINRIKDLGGRQDDPIVEVDCGQDHSFFLTASGRLYSCGWSDDGQTGQGRFGQVSTPSEVEGDLKGEKICKVTGTSDTVLALTDKGEVFGWGNTEYGQLATDSDDNPQITLPRHLSFLKECGKIVDIAAGGSFCMVLNENGDVFSWGYGILGFGPEVGHQARPTQIPPTLFGRNDFNPNVRVRAISAGLIHSGAINDQDDLYMWGHNRYGCLGFGHKKDQFFPLKVAVSARVMKISCGVDHTLALCKAFV; this is encoded by the exons ATGAATCGAACTTTGCGGATAGGTACGTTTGTTGGTCGGGTCCAGCATTCCAGACATTATACGTCTCACGCGCGGAGAACCGTTCTCCGGCAAGATCAGTCTAAAATACCCG TTCACGAGTACCCAGTCGCCAAGCCGACCGATACCCGAGTGTACGTGTGGGGCCTGGCCGCGACCGGTGCCCTCGGCGTACAGACCTCGGTCAAGAAGCAAGCCAAAGCTCACACGGATGTGATTCAGCATCCCAGTAGGTTGAATTTTGCCGAAAACCGAGACATCGTGGACGTGGCCGCCGGATACGGCTTCTCGGTGTTCGCGGCCAAGTGTCGCAACGGAAAGAGTCTGTGGGGAACGGGTATCAACACTGATGCGCAGATCGGGTATCATAAACTCGGTGGCAAGCATCGAAAACCGTTCGTGCTGCTCATCTACCCCGCTCCGATTGATTTCACCTCGGTGGAAGGTCACGAGAAGGAGGTGGAGATCGTGAAGGTGGCCGCCGGAAGGGCCCACACGCTGGCGCTGGCCAAGGATGGAGTGGTTTATGCCTTCGGGAGCAATGCCTATGGACAGTGCGGCAGGGAGATCGTCCGGGGTGAGGATTACTTTAATGCACCGGTAATTAACCGGATCAAGGACCTGGGAGGAAGGCAGGATGACCCGATTGTGGAAGTGGATTGTGGTCAGGATCATAGCTTCTTCCTCACGGCGTCGGGTCGATTGTATTCCTGCGGATGGAGCGATGACGGCCAAACCGGTCAGGGCAGATTTGGCCAGGTGAGCACCCCATCGGAAGTCGAAGGTGACTTGAAGGGGGAGAAAATCTGCAAGGTGACCGGTACTTCCGACACGGTGCTGGCTTTAACTG ACAAGGGTGAAGTGTTTGGTTGGGGTAACACTGAGTACGGCCAGTTGGCTACCGATTCCGATGACAATCCTCAAATTACTCTGCCGAGGCATTTAAGCTTCCTGAAAGAGTGCGGCAAAATTGTAGACATCGCTGCCGGCGGTTCTTTCTGCATGGTGCTCAATG aaaatggcGACGTATTCTCCTGGGGGTACGGCATTCTCGGATTCGGTCCGGAGGTGGGCCATCAAGCACGTCCAACGCAAATCCCGCCGACCTTGTTCGGGCGAAACGATTTCAATCCCAACGTGAGGGTGCGGGCCATTTCGGCGGGATTGATTCACAGCGGGGCTATCAACGATCAGGACGATCTGTACATGTGGGGTCATAATCGGTACGGCTGTTTGGGATTCGGCCACAAGAAGGATCAGTTCTTTCCGCTCAAGGTGGCCGTTAGCGCACGGGTGATGAAGATCAGCTGCGGGGTGGATCACACTTTGGCGCTGTGTAAAGCATTTGTTTGA
- the LOC109409491 gene encoding histone H3-6-like: MPRRWGRQPTRNPQGLGAEERPSDTSSDSSASNSPPPAASRQTRRRSSSAPARRSSRAQAPEPRAASAVRGAKALAEIRHLQRTTDMLIPKLPFARVIREVMLDYSGRNLRITAEALMAVQEAAEIYLVMLFEDCEKLAMHRQRVTITKRDMDLAVYFRIH, translated from the coding sequence ATGCCTCGACGCTGGGGAAGACAACCAACCCGCAATCCACAAGGACTGGGCGCCGAGGAACGACCAAGCGACACTTCCTCCGACAGCAGTGCCTCCAATTCTCCGCCACCTGCTGCTTCTCGACAGACACGAAGGCGATCATCGTCGGCACCCGCTCGTCGTAGTAGCAGAGCGCAAGCCCCGGAACCACGGGCAGCCTCGGCAGTCAGAGGTGCCAAGGCGCTGGCCGAGATTCGACACTTGCAGCGAACGACCGATATGCTTATTCCCAAGTTGCCCTTCGCCCGGGTTATCCGAGAAGTTATGCTGGATTATAGTGGCCGCAATCTGCGTATCACAGCGGAAGCCCTGATGGCCGTCCAAGAGGCAGCGGAAATCTATCTGGTGATGTTATTCGAGGACTGCGAGAAGTTGGCAATGCACCGGCAGCGGGTGACTATTACCAAGCGGGACATGGACCTAGCGGTGTACTTCCGGATTCACTGA
- the LOC109409482 gene encoding large ribosomal subunit protein mL48: MLRQMTHRLLTTGQVFRPFSSMYEPDYLEKLRPKYPLYNTLNFTIKGYDYPILESYQRFMHNVADTMDLDIADCWAQPPQKFNVQKFKPSSAVIESEYKLTAYQRNVQIANLQAPLYPTFLRLLQAALPEGVTLTVSEHTSEVDDGRYVPDRELLELRQKLDEMGGSREKK, encoded by the exons ATGTTACGGCAG ATGACCCACCGCTTGCTGACCACCGGTCAAGTGTTCCGGCCCTTCAGCAGCATGTACGAGCCGGACTATTTAGAG AAACTCCGACCCAAATATCCGCTGTACAACACGCTGAATTTCACCATCAAAGGCTACGACTATCCGATTCTTGAGAGCTACCAGCGCTTCATGCACAACGTGGCCGACACGATGGACTTGGACATTGCTGACTGCTGGGCTCAACCGCCGCAGAAGTTCAACGTACAAAAATTCAAACCGTCATCGGCGGTCATCGAAAGCGAATACAAGCTCACGGCGTACCAACGGAATGTTCAGATTGCCAACCTGCAGGCGCCGCTGTATCCCACGTTTCTGCGACTGCTGCAAGCTGCACTTCCGGAAGGCGTCACCCTTACGGTGAGTGAACACACCAGTGAAGTGGACGACGGGCGGTACGTGCCCGACCGAGAGCTGCTCGAGTTGCGACAGAAGCTCGACGAAATGGGTGGCTCCAGAGAAAAGAAGTGA
- the LOC109622423 gene encoding venom serine carboxypeptidase, which yields MRAHSYGSLAVLALSLMIGTASAKLFVNPYPSYQHLKSYSSAFAVDGEDVGEPLFLTPFILNGSVEAGRNAAKVNHSAIPANIESYSGYLTVDGKLNSNLFFWYFVAEHDVQDDAPVVIWLQGGPGASSMYGLFTENGPFSVDNKMKLHPRKYSWHFNHHMIYFDNPVGTGFSFTDHDEGYSTNETQVGYNLHNALVQFFLLFPDLQKRNFYVTGESYGGKYVPAVSHAIHRYNDNAKVKINLKGLAIGNGLCDPLHQLVYGDYLYQLGLIDSNARDEFHAYEKKGRDCITKNDMNCAFEAFDALINGDMYSSGSLFKNVSGFETYFNYLQTKPDPKDDYMVKFLELPETRRAIHVGNNTFHELDSENKVEEHLKLDVMKSVVPYLEELLNSYRVVIYNGQLDIIVAYPLTMNYVQKLNFPGRDQYKKAPRYIWKVDGEIAGYAKEAGNLAEVLVRNAGHMVPKDQPKWALDLLMRLTHGKGYA from the coding sequence ATGCGAGCCCATTCATACGGGTCGCTTGCGGTACTCGCCTTATCGTTGATGATAGGAACCGCCAGTGCCAAACTGTTCGTCAATCCCTATCCGAGCTACCAGCATCTGAAGAGCTACAGCTCTGCTTTCGCTGTGGACGGAGAGGACGTCGGTGAACCGCTGTTTCTGACGCCCTTTATTCTTAATGGTTCCGTCGAAGCTGGACGTAATGCGGCCAAAGTGAACCATTCTGCCATCCCGGCGAACATCGAGAGCTACTCCGGTTACCTGACCGTAGACGGAAAGCTCAACTCCAACCTTTTCTTCTGGTACTTTGTGGCTGAACACGATGTTCAGGATGACGCTCCGGTGGTCATCTGGCTCCAAGGTGGTCCAGGGGCTTCCTCTATGTATGGCTTGTTCACCGAAAACGGACCGTTCTCGGTGGATAACAAGATGAAGTTGCATCCCCGGAAGTACTCGTGGCACTTCAACCATCATATGATCTACTTCGACAACCCCGTTGGAACAGGCTTTAGCTTCACCGATCACGACGAAGGCTACAGCACCAACGAAACGCAAGTAGGCTACAACCTCCACAACGCTTTGGTGCAGTTCTTCCTGCTGTTCCCTGATCTACAGAAACGCAATTTCTACGTTACTGGTGAGTCTTACGGAGGAAAGTACGTCCCAGCTGTGTCGCATGCCATTCACCGCTACAACGATAACGCCAAGGTCAAGATAAACCTCAAAGGATTGGCCATAGGCAACGGACTGTGTGATCCGCTCCACCAACTTGTCTACGGAGATTACCTCTATCAGCTGGGGTTGATCGACTCCAATGCCCGTGACGAGTTCCACGCCTACGAAAAGAAAGGACGGGACTGTATCACCAAGAACGACATGAACTGCGCTTTCGAGGCGTTCGATGCGCTGATCAACGGCGACATGTATTCCAGCGGATCGCTATTTAAAAATGTCTCCGGCTTTGAAACATACTTCAACTACCTACAAACCAAACCGGATCCCAAGGACGATTACATGGTGAAGTTCCTAGAGTTGCCGGAAACCCGTAGGGCAATCCATGTTGGCAATAACACCTTCCACGAGTTGGACAGTGAGAACAAGGTTGAAGAACATCTGAAGCTGGACGTGATGAAGTCGGTGGTGCcctacctggaggaacttttgaactcCTACCGAGTGGTGATCTACAACGGTCAGCTGGATATCATTGTGGCCTACCCATTGACCATGAACTACGTGCAGAAATTAAACTTCCCGGGTCGGGATCAGTACAAGAAGGCCCCTCGCTACATCTGGAAGGTGGACGGTGAGATTGCCGGGTATGCAAAGGAGGCCGGAAATTTGGCCGAGGTGTTGGTTCGAAACGCAGGCCACATGGTTCCGAAGGATCAACCCAAGTGGGCGCTGGATCTGTTGATGAGACTCACCCACGGTAAAGGTTATGCCTGA